The following are encoded together in the Chroicocephalus ridibundus unplaced genomic scaffold, bChrRid1.1 SCAFFOLD_26, whole genome shotgun sequence genome:
- the LOC134509655 gene encoding olfactory receptor 14J1-like, with protein sequence MSNGSSITHFLLLAFADTRELQLLHFWLFLGIYLAALLGNGLIITAVACDHRLHTPMYLFLLSLSLLDLGCISTTLPKAMANSLWDTRAISFSGCVAQVFLFLTLISAEFYLLTVMAYDRYVAICKPLHYGSLLGSRACVHMAAAAWGSGFLHALLHTDNTFSIPLCQGNGLDQFFCEIPQILKLSCSQSDYLREVALLSFSIFFAFQCFVFIVVSYVQIFRAVLRMPSQQGRQKAFSTCLPHLAVVSLFITTGVFSYLKPPSISSSFLNLVVSFLYSVVPPAVNPLIYSMRNQELKDALRKLIGHF encoded by the coding sequence atgtccaatggcagctccatcacccacttcctcctcctggcattcgcagacacgcgggagctgcagctcttgcacttctggctcttcctgggcatctacctggctgccctcctgggcaatggcctcatcatcactgccgtagcctgtgaccaccgcctccacacccccatgtacctcttcctcctcagcctctccctcctcgacctgggctgcatctccaccactctgcccaaagccatggccaactccctctgggacaccagggccatctccttctcgggatgtgttgcacaggtctttctATTTCTCACCttgatctcagcagagttttatcttctgacagtcatggcctacgaccggtatgttgccatctgcaaacccctgcactatgggtccctcctgggcagcagagcttgtgtccacatggcagcagctgcctggggcagtggctttctccatgctctgctgcacacagacaatacattttcaatacctctctgccaaggcaatggcctagaccagttcttctgtgaaatcccccagatcctcaagctctcctgctcacaatcagaCTACCTCAGAGAGGTTGCGCTTCTttcttttagtatcttttttgcttttcagtgttttgttttcattgtggtgtcctatgtgcagatcttcagggctgtgctgaggatgccctcacagcagggaagacagaaagccttttccacgtgcctccctcacctggccgtggtttCCCTCTTTATTACCACTGGGGTGTTTTCCTACCTGaagcctccctccatctcctcttcattcctgaatctagtggtgtcatttctgtactcggtggtgcctccagcagtgaaccccctcatctacagcatgaggaaccaggagctcaaggatgccctgaggaaactgattggacatttttaA